One Vespula pensylvanica isolate Volc-1 chromosome 3, ASM1446617v1, whole genome shotgun sequence DNA window includes the following coding sequences:
- the LOC122627577 gene encoding 39S ribosomal protein L21, mitochondrial, with translation MATLTTFANAFRFAANNCLKKLSPSSLCKTTHPALSLWEPGKATYRTFLPWMPAIPKHQVEVPEHNEEKEKLMKDVIKEINEQIATDRVGRLFAIVHICGKQFKITENDIIIMQGYWPPTIGDKLKLEKVLLVGGTDFTLVGRPILNRELVSIDATVIEKTLSHTKYHFRMKKRKQYRRLNFYRIQHTMLRINSININGNIDKTKEVEGLDRIY, from the exons ATGGCGACCTTAACTACCTTTGCGAATGCGTTTCGATTCGCTgctaataattgtttaaagaaattaagtcCATCTTCATTATGTAAAACAACACATCcag CACTAAGTTTATGGGAACCTGGAAAAGCCACGTATCGTACATTTTTGCCATGGATGCCTGCCATACCAAAACATCAAGTTGAAGTACCAGAACacaacgaagaaaaggaaaagttaaTGAAAG ATGTGATAAAGGAGATCAACGAGCAAATAGCGACAGATAGAGTAGGTAGATTATTTGCAATTGTTCATATATGTGGCAAACAATTTAAAATCACAGAGAATGACATCATAATTATGCAAGGATACTGGCCTCCTACAATCGGAGATAAATTAAAACTTGAAAAAGTATTGCTAGTTGGCGGTACTGATTTTACTCTTGTAGGAAGACCCATTTTAAATAGAGAGTTGGTTTCGATCGATGCCACTGTCATTGAAAAGACATTATCGCatacaaaatatcattttagaatgaagaagaggaaacagTATCGTAGACTAAAtt ttTATCGAATACAACACACGATGCTGAGAATAAACTCTATAAACATAAACGGcaatatcgataaaacgaaagaggtGGAAGGATtagatagaatatattaa
- the LOC122627576 gene encoding CD9 antigen-like, with translation MVLPKCYGFIKYALVWVNLVFWAVGLAAVVLAIWMLTDQTFLVSLAQEQHNFNAGLYIFLAAGLVMLVVAFLGCCGAFRESQCMLVGFFSCLLVVIVAQIAAGVWLYTNSERLAELVKSSVINTVKNEYGSVEIRTQTVDAFQSGLGCCGATGPADWAGSFYANSDSSIPLSLTVSSKSNNAYKVPKSCCKDKDSVTCEVARNLKIADIVSPVIYNEGCIDKLVEALKSQSCIVIGVAIAVGILELLGLIFALILCCASGSSDRYKA, from the exons ATGGTGCTTCCCAAGTGTTACGGATTTATTAAGTACGCCCTCGTGTGGGTGAATCTTGTCTTTTGG GCGGTTGGATTAGCAGCAGTGGTCCTGGCGATATGGATGTTAACCGATCAAACCTTTCTCGTGTCCTTGGCACAAGAACAACACAATTTCAACGCAGGCCTTTATATCTTCCTAGCTGCTGGACTCGTCATGCTCGTGGTAGCCTTCCTTGGATGTTGCGGAGCCTTCCGTGAATCTCAATGTATGCTCGTAGGCTTTTTCAGTTGTCTATTGGTTGTAATAGTCGCGCAAATTGCTGCTGGAGTTTGGCTCTATACCAACAGTGAGCGTCTCGCAGAACTCGTCAAATCATCCGTAATCAACACCGTTAAG aacgaGTATGGATCCGTCGAAATTCGTACTCAAACAGTGGACGCCTTTCAATCGGGTCTTGGATGTTGCGGAGCTACGGGACCAGCTGATTGGGCTGGCAGCTTTTATGCCAATTCCGATTCTTCCATTCCTCTTAGTTTAACCGTTTCATCGAAGTCGAACAATGCGTACAAAGTGCCGAAATCCTGTTGCAAGGATAAGGACAGTGTAACTTGCGAAGTAGCTCGCAATCTCAAAATAGCGGATATAGTTAGCCCTGTTATATATAACGAG GGATGCATAGACAAATTGGTGGAAGCGTTGAAGAGTCAAAGTTGTATTGTGATCGGCGTTGCGATAGCCGTCGGAATCCTTGAACTTCTTGGCTTGATATTTGCTTTGATTTTATGCTGTGCAAGCGGATCGTCGGATAGATATAAAGCCTAA
- the LOC122627575 gene encoding phospholipase A2 inhibitor, producing MDTSYVAVVILLSTTIIAWAEIDCNDPNWHNLETNESSIHNCGDAFKNRCHCLRTCYDGHHQYVVNCTNSEFYDTTPLEHLPNATQVLIFTGNNLKELPWNVFGTLDRLPYLRVIDMSNNKIREIRGKAYHHVKQVERLILDFNELSLDPSRSHPRVFSNFVSLLELHLTDAFEDGQPKDLAATLHDIFVNSNLTQLMKLHLEQNEISEFRDANVFCDLPNLLDLHLGDNALMGLHFNLSCLHKLRFLDLQRNKFTTVLDYDIRVMESLVKQNQSFTVDFSKNPFVCSCKLNPFIKWMNKTKAFIRNKSSLQCLEDGVLQKIHETDNCSLRLRMSKKGTTVALYFLSFLLVVLVCALIYLQRIKLQKKFEPILNSVNKRVRYTTIATGETREDV from the exons ATGGATACCTCGTACGTAGCAGTTGTTATTTTACTGTCGACGACGATCATAGCTTGGGCAGAAATCGACTGTAACGATCCTAACTGGCACAATCTTGAGACTAACGAAAGTTCGATACATAATTGCGGAGATGCTTTTAAAAATCGTTGTCATTGTTTAAGGACATGTTACGACGGTCATCACCAATACGTCGTGAATTGTACGAATTCAGAATTTTACGATACCACGCCACTGGAACATCTTCCTAATGCGACtcag gTATTAATATTCACGGGTAATAATCTCAAAGAATTACCATGGAACGTATTCGGCACGTTGGACAGATTGCCATATTTGCGAGTGATCGATAtgtctaataataaaattcggGAAATTCGTGGAAAAGCTTATCACCATGTTAAACAAGTGGAACGCCTTATTCTTGATTTTAACGAGCTTTCACTCGACCCTAGTAGAAGTCATCCTAGAGTGTTCTCCAACTTCGTATCTCTTTTAGAGTTGCATTTAACAGACGCTTTCGAGGATGGTCAACCGAAAGATCTAGCGGCCACTCTTCACGATATATTCGTTAATAG CAATCTCACTCAACTCATGAAATTGCATTTGGAGCAAAATGAGATATCAGAGTTCAGAGATGCAAACGTTTTCTGTGATCTACCGAATCTTTTGGATTTACATTTAGGAGACAATGCTTTGATGGGACTGCATTTCAATCTATCCTGCCTTCATAAGTTACGTTTTTTGGATCTTCAGCGGAATAAATTTACGACCGTCTTAGATTATGATATTCGTGTTATGGAATCGCTCGTTAAACAGAATCAGTCTTTCACTGTGGATTTCTCAAAAAATCCATTTGTGTGTTCCTGTAAACTTAATCCCTTTATTAAATGGATGAACAAAACCAAAGCtttcataagaaataagaGCAGCTTACAATGTTTAGAAG atGGAGTGCTACAGAAAATTCATGAAACTGATAATTGTTCTCTAAGATTAAGAATGTCTAAAAAAGGAACTACAGTGGcactttatttcttatcatttctGCTCGTTGTTTTAGTATGTGCTCTCATTTATCTACAACGTATAAAACTCCAGAAAAAATTTGAGCCAATTTTAAATTCTGTTAATAAAAGAGTTCGGTACACTACTATAGCTACTGGAGAAACCCGTGAGGATGTATAA
- the LOC122628084 gene encoding serine--tRNA synthetase-like protein Slimp, giving the protein MMYTFLIMANKLLIRYAINYNLNNLNHSLLKDIFYVTNRKYASVLYVSGRNANKSFAFLSPYLDFDERFDDIDKLQRELKLRKLNMDAIEMKKAWDFYKTIEANNVALEIRKKEVSSEIISLQENKEKTSEDEQRLANLFLQAKIIRQDIKAVKKLQWDLDESIIEKLLKLPNKLHERTPPETSVILQNVGKLCILPENNRKSHIEIGKLLNLLEYKDPMTYYLLNDAALFEYGLLNLAGKILTDNNLIRITGSDFCRSILVEGSGLNHEDPIETFTLENNNESNRNLLNHMHLVGGASLASMLGIHAKQLIMPQYFPIKYYSVGRQYTPIPKETTLSGLFTVSQASAIHIFLMINGTECTGCTTELEKMLEIICEFYSNITDHYRVVMRSAPELQTCEQMRISFELWSSFSEQYIEVGHISIYGKYFSKRLLIGYETPEGKKFPSIISGTMLSVPRILGCLLEENPDKFVIPSKIVEQMPIYHTIDTELN; this is encoded by the coding sequence ATGATGTATACATTTTTGATAATGGCAAACAAATTGCTAATACGATATGCTATTAATTACaacttgaataatttaaatcatagtttattaaaagatattttctatgtaaCGAACAGAAAGTACGCATCAGTACTATATGTTTCTGGCAGAAACGCTAATAAATCTTTTGCGTTTCTTTCACCCTATTTGGACTTTGATGAACGTTTTGACGATATCGATAAATTGCAGAGAGAATTAAAATTACGTAAACTTAATATGGATgcaatagaaatgaaaaaagcatgggatttttataaaactatcGAAGCAAACAATGTAGCTctagaaattagaaagaagGAGGTTTCGTcagaaataatatcattacaagaaaataaagaaaaaacttctGAAGATGAGCAACGATTAGCAAACTTATTTTTGCAAGCTAAAATAATTAGGCAAGATATAAAAGctgttaaaaaattacaatggGATCTAGATGAaagtattatagaaaaattgttaaaattacCAAATAAATTACATGAAAGAACACCCCCAGAAACATCTGTAATATTACAAAACGTTGGAAAGTTATGTATTTTAccagaaaataatagaaaaagtcaTATCGAAATAGGAAAATTGCTTAATCTACTTGAATATAAAGATCCAAtgacttattatttattaaatgatgCAGCTTTATTTGAATATGGATTATTAAATTTAGCTGGAAAAATACTtactgataataatttaatcagGATTACAGGATCAGATTTTTGTCGTAGTATATTAGTTGAAGGTTCCGGTTTAAATCACGAGGATCCTATAGAGACTTTtacgttagaaaataataatgaatccaatagaaatttattaaatcacaTGCATTTAGTTGGTGGGGCAAGTTTAGCATCTATGCTAGGGATTCATGCAAAACAGTTAATAATGCCAcaatattttccaataaaatattattcagtTGGTAGACAATATACACCGATTCCTAAAGAAACCACATTATCTGGTTTATTTACCGTTTCTCAAGCATCAGCTATACATATCTTCTTAATGATAAACGGTACAGAATGTACAGGATGCACAACTGAATTAGAAAAGAtgttagaaattatttgtgaATTTTACAGTAATATTACGGATCATTATAGAGTCGTTATGCGATCAGCACCAGAATTACAAACATGTGAACAAATGAGAATATCTTTTGAATTGTGGTCATCTTTCTCTGAACAATATATCGAAGTTGgtcatatttcaatatatggCAAATATTTTAGTAAGAGATTATTAATAGGATACGAAACACCGGAAGGTAAAAAGTTTCCTTCGATCATATCTGGTACAATGCTCTCTGTACCTCGAATATTAGGATGTTTGCTTGAAGAAAATCcagataaatttgtaataccTTCAAAGATAGTTGAACAAATGCCTATTTATCATACAATAGACacagaattaaattaa
- the LOC122628086 gene encoding zinc finger protein 593 homolog isoform X2, with amino-acid sequence MTYKRKKYHRGDTHLKKGWRTKRRTKDLDEIDEDLKEENVKRLLHQEVDLDKPGAAQHYCVHCARYFINQTALHSHFTTKVHKRRLKALELVPYSIEESERAAGKGSYIEPQKRKIETLTVDSNADTISQSKLVKMDS; translated from the exons ATGAcatataaacgtaaaaaatacCACAGAGGGGATACACATTTGAAAAAAGGATGGAGAactaaaagaagaacgaaagatttGGATGAG ATCGATGAAGatttgaaagaagagaatgtgAAACGATTATTACATCAAGAAGTGGATTTAGATAAGCCAGGAGCTGCACAACATTATTGTGTACATTGCGC gagatattttataaatcaaactGCTTTGCATAGCCATTTTACAACAAAGGTACATAAACGTAGATTAAAAGCTCTTGAATTAGTACCTTATAGTATTGAAGAATCTGAAAGAGCTGCTGGAAAAGGGAGTTATATAGAACcacaaaagaggaaaatagaaaCTTTAACTGTAGATAGTAATGCAGACACAATATCGCAATCTAAGTTAGTAAAAATGGATAGCTAA
- the LOC122628086 gene encoding zinc finger protein 593 homolog isoform X1 has protein sequence MQSRFMANEMTYKRKKYHRGDTHLKKGWRTKRRTKDLDEIDEDLKEENVKRLLHQEVDLDKPGAAQHYCVHCARYFINQTALHSHFTTKVHKRRLKALELVPYSIEESERAAGKGSYIEPQKRKIETLTVDSNADTISQSKLVKMDS, from the exons ATGCAGTCTCGATTCATGGCTAATg AAATGAcatataaacgtaaaaaatacCACAGAGGGGATACACATTTGAAAAAAGGATGGAGAactaaaagaagaacgaaagatttGGATGAG ATCGATGAAGatttgaaagaagagaatgtgAAACGATTATTACATCAAGAAGTGGATTTAGATAAGCCAGGAGCTGCACAACATTATTGTGTACATTGCGC gagatattttataaatcaaactGCTTTGCATAGCCATTTTACAACAAAGGTACATAAACGTAGATTAAAAGCTCTTGAATTAGTACCTTATAGTATTGAAGAATCTGAAAGAGCTGCTGGAAAAGGGAGTTATATAGAACcacaaaagaggaaaatagaaaCTTTAACTGTAGATAGTAATGCAGACACAATATCGCAATCTAAGTTAGTAAAAATGGATAGCTAA